A single genomic interval of Juglans regia cultivar Chandler chromosome 1, Walnut 2.0, whole genome shotgun sequence harbors:
- the LOC108983546 gene encoding ABC transporter F family member 5-like, with translation MDLTANFHRLHLNSTFLTGSPLLNSSKPILQRRPHSSNSIKITNFCNPSRTSNPRITSRLSAVVVEASVPETAAENDIESLFSSTSVDQKRAKKQSNTGASGISSGVKLENVSKTYKGVTVLKDVTWEVKKGEKVGLVGVNGAGKTTQMRIVAGLEEADSGSVIKAKANMKIAFLSQEFEVSMSRTVREEFLSAFKEEMEIAEKLEKVQKALEGAVEDLDLMGRLLDEFDLLQRRAQAVNLDVVDAKVSKLMPELGFAPEDSDRLVASFSSGWQMRMSLGKILLQEPDLLLLDEPTNHLDLDTIEWLEGYLNKQDVPMVIISHDRAFLDQLCTKIVETDMGVSRTFEGNYSQYVISKAAWIEAQYAAWEKQQKEIDHTKDLISRLGAGANSGRASSAEKKLERLQEEDLIEKPFQRKQMKIRFPERGASGRSVVTVKNLEFGFGDKFLFKKASLAIERGEKIAIIGPNGCGKSTLLKLIMGLEKPSGGEVALGEHNVLPNYFEQNQAEALDLDKTVLQTVEEAAEDWRSDDIKGLLGRCNFKSDMLDRKVALLSGGEKARLAFCKFMVKPSTLLVLDEPTNHLDIPSKEMLEEAITEYKGTVITVSHDRYFIKQIVNRVVEVKDCNLQDYAGDYNYYLEKNLDARMRELEREAELEEKAPKVKAKSKMSKAEKEALKKQKRQAFQQAKQKSKGLKNSKRWN, from the exons atggacttGACTGCCAACTTCCATCGTCTCCACCTTAACTCCACCTTCCTTACAGGCTCACCGCTTCTCAATTCCAGCAAACCCATTCTCCAACGACGTCCCCATAGCTCTAATTCAATCAAGATCACTAATTTTTGCAACCCCAGTAGAACCTCAAACCCCAGAATTACCTCCCGGCTATCGGCCGTCGTCGTCGAAGCATCGGTCCCCGAAACCGCTGCCGAGAACGACATCGAGTCCTTGTTCTCGAGCACTTCCGTCGACCAAAAGAGAGctaaaaaacaatcaaacacgGGTGCTTCGGGTATTTCTTCCGGTGTTAAGCTAGAAAACGTGAGCAAGACCTATAAGGGCGTCACGGTGTTGAAGGATGTGACCTGGGAAGTGAAAAAAGGCGAAAAAGTAGGACTGGTTGGCGTAAATGGAGCCGGGAAGACGACCCAGATGAGAATTGTTGCTGGGCTAGAGGAAGCGGATTCTGGGAGTGTGATAAAAGCAAAAGCGAATATGAAGATCGCGTTTTTGAGCCAAGAGTTTGAGGTGTCGATGAGCAGGACGGTGAGGGAGGAGTTTCTGAGTGCGTTCAAGGAAGAGATGGAGATAGCTGAGAAGTTGGAGAAGGTGCAGAAAGCGTTGGAGGGTGCGGTGGAGGACTTAGACCTGATGGGGAGGCTGTTGGATGAGTTTGATTTGCTCCAGAGAAGGGCACAGGCAGTGAACTTGGATGTGGTGGATGCTAAGGTTAGTAAGCTGATGCCCGAGCTCGGGTTCGCGCCGGAGGATTCGGATAGGTTGGTGGCCTCCTTTAGTAGCGGCTGGCAGATGAGGATGTCGCTTGGGAAGATTCTGCTTCAG GAACCAGATTTATTGCTATTGGATGAGCCCACAAATCACCTCGATCTTGACACAATTGAGTGGCTTGAAGGCTATCTTAACAAGCAAGATGTGCCAATGGTTATCATATCTCATGACAGAGCCTTTCTGGATCAGCTCTGCACAAAAATTGTGGAGACTGATATGGGTGTCTCCAGGACATTTGAAGGCAATTATTCTCAGTATGTCATTTCAAAGGCAGCATGGATCGAAGCGCAGTATGCTGCATGGGAGAAGCAGCAGAAGGAAATTGACCATACGAAAGACTTAATAAGCCGGTTAGGTGCTGGGGCAAATTCTGGCCGTGCTTCTTCTGCTGAAAAG AAGCTGGAGAGACTTCAAGAAGAGGACCTAATAGAGAAGCCATTCCAACGGAAACAAATGAAGATCAGGTTCCCTGAGCGTGGTGCAAGCGGACGATCTGTGGTAACAGTCAAAAATTTGGAATTTGGCTTTGGGGATAAG TTTCTCTTCAAGAAGGCAAGTCTTGCAATTGAAAGGGGGGAGAAGATTGCCATTATTGGCCCAAATGGATGTGGGAAGAGTACTTTGCTGAAACTGATAATGGGTCTAGAGAAGCCAAGTGGAGGTGAAGTCGCACTTGGAGAGCACAATGTCCTGCCAAACTATTTTGAACAAAATCAG GCTGAGGCACTTGATCTGGATAAAACAGTGCTTCAGACAGTAGAAGAAGCTGCAGAGGACTGGAGAAGTGATGATATAAAGGGACTCCTCGGGCGTTGTAATTTCAAATCTGATATGCTTGATAGAAAGGTTGCTCTTTTGAGTGGTGGTGAGAAG GCACGTCTTGCTTTTTGCAAGTTCATGGTGAAACCATCTACTCTGCTAGTTTTGGATGAACCAACTAATCACTTGGATATACCTTCAAAAGAGATGCTTGAG GAGGCAATAACAGAGTACAAGGGCACTGTTATCACAGTTTCTCATGACAGATACTTTATAAAGCAAATAGTCAATAGAGTAGTGGAAGTTAAAGACTGCAATTTGCAAGATTATGCAGGAGATTATAAT